A portion of the Bacillus sp. es.034 genome contains these proteins:
- a CDS encoding acyl--CoA ligase yields the protein MKREELIAPEKYNLVEEVEKFASGEEKLAIKWENEEGKKEDITYKQLLKNVNKIGNVFLGEGLEKGDVILVMVPRLIEAYAVYLAALKSGLVVIPSSEMLRTKDLEYRIDHGDVKGIVAYSPFVEQFENVRGMDNLKKFVVGEGQDGWIAIEEEMKSASEDLAFADTQRDDMAFLSYTSGTTGNPKGVVHTHGWAFAHLKTAAREWLCIEEGDTVWATAGPGWQKWIWSPFLSVLGSGATGLVYQGKFDPNKYLQMLEDNHVNVLCCTPTEYRLMAKVDNLGTYKLAHLHSAVSAGEPLNREVIDAFKRHFEIEVRDGYGQTENTLLVGIMKGMELKPGSMGKPTPGNRVEIINDEGYPCEVGEVGDIAVHVETPALFKNYYKDPERTAMQFRGDYYITGDKAKKDEDGYFWFEGRGDDIIISSGYTIGPFEVEDALVKHPSVQECAVVGSPDEVRGLIVKAFVVLREEVNQEDPDLIPSLQQHVKDLTAPYKYPRKIEFVKELPKTTSGKIRRIELRQKELSSVKN from the coding sequence GTGAAAAGGGAAGAATTGATCGCACCGGAAAAGTATAATTTGGTGGAAGAAGTTGAGAAGTTTGCAAGTGGTGAAGAAAAGCTTGCCATCAAGTGGGAAAATGAAGAAGGTAAAAAAGAAGACATTACATACAAACAATTATTAAAGAATGTAAATAAAATTGGAAACGTTTTCTTAGGAGAGGGCCTTGAAAAAGGGGATGTCATCCTTGTCATGGTTCCCCGCTTAATAGAGGCATATGCTGTTTATCTTGCTGCACTGAAATCCGGGCTTGTCGTGATACCAAGCTCTGAGATGCTGCGGACAAAGGATCTTGAATACCGGATCGATCACGGGGATGTGAAAGGGATTGTAGCGTATTCTCCTTTCGTCGAGCAGTTTGAAAACGTAAGGGGCATGGATAATCTCAAGAAGTTCGTAGTAGGGGAAGGGCAGGACGGCTGGATTGCCATTGAAGAAGAAATGAAATCTGCCTCAGAGGATCTGGCATTCGCTGATACGCAAAGGGACGATATGGCCTTCCTTTCATATACGTCAGGAACGACGGGGAATCCGAAAGGGGTTGTCCACACCCACGGATGGGCCTTTGCTCACCTGAAAACAGCGGCACGTGAATGGCTTTGCATCGAAGAAGGAGATACGGTTTGGGCAACAGCAGGTCCCGGCTGGCAAAAGTGGATCTGGAGTCCGTTCCTGTCTGTCCTCGGTTCAGGTGCCACAGGTCTTGTGTACCAAGGAAAATTCGATCCGAACAAATATCTTCAGATGCTCGAGGATAATCATGTCAACGTCCTATGCTGTACGCCTACAGAGTATCGCCTGATGGCAAAAGTCGATAATTTGGGAACATATAAGCTCGCTCACCTGCACAGCGCCGTGTCGGCAGGTGAGCCGCTTAACAGGGAGGTCATCGATGCCTTCAAGAGACACTTCGAGATCGAAGTCCGTGACGGCTACGGTCAAACGGAGAATACCCTCCTTGTCGGAATCATGAAAGGGATGGAACTGAAACCGGGCTCCATGGGGAAACCGACCCCTGGGAATCGTGTCGAAATCATCAATGATGAAGGTTACCCTTGTGAAGTAGGCGAAGTGGGAGACATCGCGGTTCACGTAGAAACGCCTGCCCTGTTCAAAAATTATTATAAAGATCCCGAACGGACGGCCATGCAGTTCAGGGGAGATTACTATATTACGGGAGATAAAGCGAAGAAGGATGAAGACGGCTACTTCTGGTTTGAAGGACGTGGGGACGATATCATCATCAGCTCAGGTTACACGATCGGACCTTTTGAAGTGGAAGATGCCCTCGTGAAGCATCCATCGGTTCAGGAATGTGCCGTCGTCGGAAGTCCCGATGAAGTAAGGGGGCTGATCGTAAAGGCGTTTGTCGTCTTACGTGAAGAGGTGAATCAGGAGGATCCCGATCTCATTCCTTCCCTTCAGCAGCATGTGAAAGACTTAACGGCCCCTTACAAATATCCACGCAAGATTGAATTTGTGAAGGAACTGCCGAAAACAACATCAGGAAAAATCAGAAGAATCGAATTGAGACAAAAAGAACTGAGTTCAGTGAAAAATTAA
- the rarD gene encoding EamA family transporter RarD: MKQDQAGILYTAFSYLLWGILPIYWKWVNHVSADEILANRIFWSFWFMLLFLFVSKRWKEFTNYLKTSLTKKKQLFALLLASLLISTNWFIYIWAVNTNQMVEASLGYYINPLVSVLLGVFILKESLSKAQIISFGLAAIGVLILTLSYGEFPWIAIGLAFSFGLYGLAKKLIQVESSIGLTLETMTIAPLSLIYLGYMYQEGTLSLFHVSVGTDLLLMGAGAATAIPLLFFSKGAQQIPLYMVGFLQYIAPTITLILGIFMYHEEFSVTHLVSFMFIWLALTVFTASRVQYARKRRRDARLSA, translated from the coding sequence ATGAAGCAAGATCAAGCCGGGATTCTGTATACGGCATTTTCATACTTATTATGGGGAATTCTGCCGATCTATTGGAAATGGGTTAATCATGTGTCGGCAGATGAAATCCTCGCCAACCGCATCTTTTGGTCGTTCTGGTTCATGCTTCTATTCTTGTTCGTCAGCAAGCGTTGGAAGGAATTCACCAACTATCTGAAAACATCTCTAACCAAAAAGAAGCAGTTATTCGCTTTGCTGCTTGCTTCACTTCTGATCAGTACGAACTGGTTTATCTACATATGGGCCGTGAATACGAATCAGATGGTGGAAGCAAGCCTGGGCTACTATATCAATCCACTCGTCAGCGTGCTGCTGGGCGTATTCATCCTGAAGGAAAGCCTTTCGAAGGCACAGATCATTTCCTTTGGATTAGCCGCCATCGGGGTGCTGATCCTGACTCTTTCATACGGGGAATTTCCCTGGATCGCCATCGGTCTCGCTTTCTCATTCGGCCTATACGGATTAGCCAAAAAGCTCATCCAGGTGGAATCATCCATCGGCCTCACACTCGAAACGATGACCATCGCACCACTATCCCTGATCTACCTTGGCTACATGTACCAAGAAGGAACCCTTTCCCTCTTCCACGTTTCAGTAGGGACGGACCTTCTACTAATGGGAGCCGGGGCAGCAACTGCGATTCCATTATTGTTCTTCTCCAAGGGTGCCCAGCAGATCCCTCTATACATGGTCGGATTTCTGCAATATATCGCCCCGACGATCACGTTGATTCTCGGTATATTCATGTATCATGAAGAGTTTTCTGTTACCCATCTCGTTTCGTTCATGTTCATCTGGCTTGCCTTGACGGTCTTCACCGCATCGCGTGTGCAGTATGCAAGGAAACGCCGACGGGATGCCAGATTATCGGCATGA
- a CDS encoding cysteine desulfurase family protein, which translates to MIYFDNSATTKPYKEVLDTFLKVNESYYANPSSIHSFGGQVEKLVQQSREQIASLLGIKSKEVFFTSGGTESNNLAIKGTALQYGHRGKHIITTRIEHPSVINAFKQLEVFGYTTTYLDVDAAGKVRPSELKEAIQDDTILVSVMQVNNEIGSVQPIREIAEILNDYPKILFHVDAVQACGKVPLILDEKLIDLCSLSAHKIHGIKGTGMLFVRDGLEISPILSGGEQEGNLRSGTENTGGIVSFAKALRMHLEESKQKLVIMEENQQYLREELEKIEGVTVHTPVRDHAPHILNFSVADFKGEVLIHSLDRHEVYVSTTSACSSKQSKPSQTLLSMGVREHLAGNSIRISLSFHNTMKECKEFIVLLKKEIQYLQHTMRRSR; encoded by the coding sequence TTGATCTATTTTGATAATAGTGCGACAACCAAGCCATATAAGGAAGTCCTTGACACATTCCTGAAAGTAAATGAAAGCTATTATGCCAATCCATCGTCCATCCATTCGTTCGGTGGTCAGGTGGAAAAGTTAGTTCAACAATCCAGGGAGCAGATCGCTTCCCTATTAGGTATAAAGTCAAAAGAGGTATTCTTCACCTCAGGCGGGACTGAATCAAATAATTTGGCGATAAAAGGAACCGCTCTGCAATATGGTCACAGAGGGAAACATATCATAACGACCAGGATTGAGCATCCTTCCGTCATCAATGCCTTTAAGCAGTTAGAGGTGTTTGGATACACAACGACCTATCTTGATGTCGATGCAGCGGGCAAGGTCCGTCCCTCAGAATTGAAAGAGGCGATCCAGGATGACACGATTCTTGTTTCGGTGATGCAGGTGAATAATGAAATCGGCAGCGTGCAGCCGATCAGGGAGATTGCTGAGATCCTGAATGATTATCCCAAGATCCTCTTTCATGTCGATGCCGTACAGGCATGTGGGAAGGTCCCCCTTATTCTCGACGAAAAGCTCATCGATTTATGCAGCCTATCCGCTCATAAAATCCATGGCATCAAAGGGACCGGTATGCTATTTGTGAGGGACGGACTTGAGATTTCGCCTATTCTTTCCGGTGGCGAACAGGAGGGGAACCTGCGAAGCGGCACGGAAAACACCGGCGGTATCGTATCCTTCGCCAAGGCACTCCGGATGCATTTGGAAGAAAGTAAACAGAAGTTGGTTATAATGGAAGAAAATCAACAATATCTGAGGGAAGAGCTGGAGAAAATCGAAGGTGTCACGGTTCATACACCGGTACGGGATCACGCCCCCCATATACTGAATTTTTCAGTGGCGGATTTTAAAGGGGAAGTACTCATTCACTCCCTCGACCGGCATGAAGTGTATGTATCGACGACAAGCGCTTGTTCATCAAAGCAAAGCAAGCCCAGTCAGACCCTTTTATCCATGGGTGTACGGGAACACCTTGCCGGCAATTCGATCCGGATCAGCCTGTCCTTCCATAATACGATGAAGGAATGCAAAGAATTTATTGTATTACTAAAAAAAGAAATTCAATACTTACAACATACAATGAGGAGATCAAGATGA
- the thiI gene encoding tRNA uracil 4-sulfurtransferase ThiI yields MKYNRILVRYGEISTKGRNRKMFTAKLRENILHTLKDFPTVSVAASRDRLHIQLGDENAEEIIPRLEKIFGIQSFSPVVKVPQNMEDIMKAGLALVEKSFSPGKTFKVAARRADKKFELDTNELNYEVGSYILRNLDGLKVDVKNPDIQLNVEVRKEGVYLSSEIYQGSTGMPVGASGKAMLMLSGGIDSPVAGYLTMKRGVEIEAVHFHSPPFTSERAKQKVIDLSKKLSAFSGKVKLHIVPFTKVQQTIHDQVPENYTMTSTRRMMLRIADQIREKNEGLALITGESLGQVASQTLESMQAINDVTNTPVLRPLIAMDKLEIIDIAQRIDTHDISILPYEDCCTIFTPPAPKTRPKKEKVEYYESFVDFETLIKEAVDGTETMTIDVSTVSNVEKAFDELL; encoded by the coding sequence ATGAAATATAATCGCATACTCGTACGATACGGTGAAATTTCAACCAAAGGAAGAAACCGTAAGATGTTCACAGCCAAGCTCCGTGAAAATATCCTGCACACGCTGAAGGATTTCCCGACGGTCTCCGTTGCAGCGAGCCGGGATCGCCTCCACATTCAATTGGGAGACGAAAACGCAGAGGAAATCATTCCGAGACTTGAGAAAATCTTCGGGATCCAATCGTTCAGTCCAGTCGTCAAAGTCCCTCAAAACATGGAGGACATCATGAAGGCAGGACTTGCTCTCGTCGAAAAGAGCTTTTCCCCTGGCAAAACCTTTAAAGTGGCTGCCAGAAGAGCGGATAAGAAGTTTGAACTCGACACGAATGAATTAAACTATGAAGTAGGGTCCTATATCCTTCGCAATTTGGACGGATTGAAGGTGGATGTAAAGAATCCCGATATTCAACTGAATGTGGAAGTCAGGAAAGAAGGCGTTTATCTTTCTTCTGAAATTTATCAAGGGTCCACCGGGATGCCGGTAGGGGCGAGCGGGAAAGCGATGCTGATGCTTTCAGGCGGAATCGACAGTCCTGTCGCAGGTTATCTGACGATGAAAAGAGGAGTGGAGATCGAAGCCGTCCATTTTCACAGCCCTCCGTTTACAAGTGAACGGGCGAAGCAAAAGGTAATCGACCTTTCGAAGAAGCTCTCTGCCTTCAGCGGAAAAGTGAAGCTTCACATCGTCCCATTTACGAAAGTGCAGCAAACGATTCATGATCAGGTTCCTGAAAATTATACGATGACGTCAACACGACGGATGATGCTCAGGATCGCGGATCAAATCCGCGAGAAGAATGAAGGACTGGCACTCATTACCGGGGAAAGCCTCGGCCAGGTGGCGAGTCAGACGCTTGAGAGCATGCAGGCGATTAACGATGTCACAAATACACCGGTGTTACGACCGCTCATTGCCATGGACAAGCTTGAAATTATCGATATCGCGCAAAGAATCGATACCCATGATATTTCGATACTGCCTTACGAAGACTGCTGTACGATCTTCACACCGCCTGCACCGAAAACAAGACCTAAAAAAGAAAAAGTGGAGTACTATGAAAGCTTCGTTGATTTCGAGACCCTCATTAAAGAAGCTGTAGACGGTACAGAAACGATGACAATCGACGTTTCTACAGTCTCGAATGTAGAAAAAGCGTTTGACGAATTACTCTAA
- a CDS encoding DUF2953 domain-containing protein produces the protein MSWWIWTLIIIAALILFLLFIAIITKLTVTISLYHGNDNDHFKVKLRAWFGLIKYTIDIPLVKLDDDGPNVVVEQKTKKGKESNPSKEKESKKKITPHDFIASLHDTKEIVIHVQSMHRIMRGFLKKVKLDQVEWKTLFGTGDAASTGTLTGTIWGMKGSIIGILSGYMRLQSMPVIEVTPTFQHAVIQTQFSCIIQFRIGNAILVGFKILRYWRGGMAKFKTKPLSTISGEKQSV, from the coding sequence ATGAGCTGGTGGATCTGGACGTTAATCATTATCGCGGCACTTATTCTTTTTCTATTATTCATTGCTATCATCACAAAGCTGACGGTCACGATTTCCTTATACCATGGAAATGACAATGATCATTTCAAGGTAAAGCTGAGAGCGTGGTTTGGTTTGATCAAATATACGATCGACATACCGCTTGTGAAGCTTGATGACGACGGTCCGAATGTCGTCGTCGAACAAAAAACGAAGAAGGGGAAGGAAAGCAATCCATCCAAGGAAAAGGAGTCCAAAAAGAAAATTACGCCCCATGATTTCATTGCGAGTTTACATGATACGAAGGAAATCGTCATTCACGTACAATCCATGCACCGGATCATGCGGGGGTTTCTTAAAAAAGTCAAACTGGATCAGGTCGAGTGGAAGACTTTATTCGGGACCGGGGATGCGGCATCGACGGGGACGTTGACGGGGACAATCTGGGGAATGAAAGGGAGCATCATCGGCATCCTGAGCGGATATATGCGCCTGCAATCCATGCCGGTCATCGAAGTGACACCGACATTTCAGCATGCGGTGATACAAACGCAATTTTCATGTATTATCCAGTTTCGCATAGGGAATGCTATCCTAGTAGGTTTCAAGATACTTCGGTACTGGAGAGGCGGTATGGCTAAGTTCAAGACAAAGCCCCTTTCCACCATTTCTGGAGAAAAACAATCAGTCTAA
- the tpx gene encoding thiol peroxidase, with protein sequence MANITFKNNPVTLLGNEVKVGDKAPNFTVLANDLSEVTLNDSKGKVRLISVVPSIDTGVCDAQTHKFNEEATKFDNVEVLTISVDLPFAQKRWCGANGIENVQTLSDHRDLSFGEAFGVHIQELRLLARAVFVVNSNDEVTYVEYVSEATDHPDYDAAVEAVKNAK encoded by the coding sequence ATGGCAAATATCACGTTTAAGAATAACCCTGTCACTCTATTAGGTAATGAGGTTAAAGTAGGCGACAAAGCTCCCAACTTCACAGTATTAGCTAATGATCTATCGGAAGTCACACTGAATGATTCCAAGGGCAAGGTACGTTTAATCAGTGTCGTTCCTTCGATCGATACAGGTGTTTGTGATGCACAGACACACAAATTCAATGAAGAAGCAACGAAATTTGATAACGTAGAAGTATTGACGATTTCAGTGGACCTTCCATTCGCACAAAAACGCTGGTGCGGAGCGAACGGTATCGAAAATGTCCAAACCCTTTCCGATCACCGCGACCTTTCTTTCGGTGAAGCATTCGGCGTTCATATCCAGGAACTTCGTCTTCTGGCACGTGCTGTATTCGTTGTAAACAGCAATGATGAAGTAACGTATGTGGAATATGTGAGCGAAGCGACTGACCACCCGGATTATGACGCTGCCGTTGAAGCAGTGAAAAACGCGAAATAA
- a CDS encoding amidohydrolase, translating into MGTLWRNGTIYTMQHEGHHVEAVFTENGQIKGLGTSEELEQKFTIDSVVDLENKIMFPGFVDSHMHLIGHGETLMRLDLSSMNSKREVLEAIKEKAQGVEEGKWIIGEGWNENLWSDAAVLTKQEIDGVVPNHPVLLKRICRHAMVVNSLAFKHAGIDENTPNPAGGLIERDDEGGLNGLLKDKAQDLMVDALPAISSEYLVEALTKGIESCWEHGLVGGHTEDLSYYGNFKKTYNAFLETINEGKRKFRAHLLVHHEVIEDWKEDGHQFLSGNEFIEFGAMKIFADGALGGRTALLSYPYADDPSTTGVSIHTNERLLELVKKARKYELPIAVHTIGDQAFENVVDSILEAPTLHGRRDRLIHAQILRKELIEKIKGLPLILDIQPRFVASDFPWVVERLGKENMKYNYAWKTLLDVGIPCAGGSDAPIEPINPLWGIHAAVTRTNPLDSERTVYRPEEKLTMYEAISLFTKGSAYACHHEQDRGEIREGYTADFTVLDIDPFTVETDQILGKVVDMTIVDETIVYKKNK; encoded by the coding sequence ATGGGTACTTTATGGAGAAACGGCACCATCTATACAATGCAGCACGAAGGACATCATGTGGAAGCGGTTTTTACAGAGAATGGCCAGATCAAAGGCTTGGGGACTTCGGAAGAACTGGAGCAAAAGTTTACGATTGATTCAGTCGTTGATTTAGAGAACAAGATCATGTTCCCGGGGTTTGTTGACAGTCACATGCATCTCATCGGTCACGGTGAGACGCTGATGAGGCTTGATCTTTCCAGTATGAACAGCAAGCGGGAAGTGCTGGAGGCCATCAAGGAAAAAGCCCAAGGCGTCGAAGAAGGAAAATGGATCATCGGGGAAGGCTGGAATGAGAATCTTTGGAGCGATGCAGCGGTTTTGACCAAGCAGGAAATCGATGGAGTCGTTCCGAACCATCCTGTGCTTCTAAAACGGATCTGCCGGCACGCCATGGTGGTGAATTCACTTGCCTTCAAACATGCAGGCATCGACGAGAACACCCCGAATCCAGCAGGCGGCTTGATCGAACGAGATGATGAAGGCGGATTGAATGGTTTATTGAAGGATAAGGCACAGGATCTGATGGTCGATGCCCTGCCTGCCATTTCTTCCGAGTATCTCGTCGAAGCCCTGACCAAAGGAATCGAAAGCTGCTGGGAGCATGGATTGGTCGGCGGTCATACAGAGGACCTGAGCTATTATGGGAATTTCAAGAAAACATACAATGCGTTCCTTGAGACCATCAATGAAGGCAAGAGAAAATTCAGGGCCCATCTTCTCGTCCATCATGAAGTGATTGAAGACTGGAAGGAAGATGGTCATCAGTTCCTGAGCGGAAATGAATTCATTGAATTCGGCGCCATGAAAATTTTTGCCGATGGTGCATTGGGTGGCAGGACGGCACTCTTGAGCTATCCGTACGCCGATGATCCAAGCACGACGGGAGTCAGCATCCACACGAACGAACGACTTCTGGAACTTGTGAAAAAAGCAAGGAAGTATGAACTGCCGATCGCCGTCCATACGATCGGGGATCAGGCATTTGAAAATGTCGTCGACAGCATCCTGGAGGCGCCGACCCTTCATGGCAGGCGGGATCGTCTCATCCATGCCCAGATCCTCCGCAAAGAACTGATCGAGAAGATCAAAGGGCTGCCCCTCATCCTGGATATTCAACCGAGGTTTGTGGCATCGGATTTCCCATGGGTCGTTGAACGACTGGGAAAAGAAAACATGAAGTACAACTATGCGTGGAAAACGCTCCTTGACGTAGGCATCCCGTGTGCAGGCGGATCGGATGCCCCGATCGAACCGATCAATCCACTCTGGGGAATCCATGCGGCGGTTACTCGCACGAACCCGCTGGACTCTGAGAGGACCGTGTATCGTCCGGAAGAAAAGCTGACGATGTATGAAGCGATATCCCTTTTCACGAAGGGAAGCGCATATGCCTGTCACCATGAGCAAGATCGAGGAGAGATCCGTGAAGGGTACACAGCAGACTTCACCGTCTTGGATATCGATCCATTCACCGTCGAAACGGACCAAATACTTGGCAAAGTCGTCGATATGACGATCGTTGACGAGACCATCGTTTATAAAAAAAATAAATAA
- the ytfJ gene encoding GerW family sporulation protein has protein sequence MSEHPIEGLMTTAMENLKEMIDVNTIIGDPVETPDGSVILTVSKVGFGFAAGGSEFIIDSKGKDDSGKGGEGGGDKSSPKQQPFGGGSGGGVSITPIAFLIVSSKGIKMLHLDESTHLIDRLLDLAPGAIEKIQGMMKKDGNNQENNGQHNQNHKMEL, from the coding sequence ATGTCAGAACATCCGATTGAAGGTCTGATGACCACGGCAATGGAAAATTTAAAAGAAATGATCGATGTGAATACGATTATCGGTGATCCCGTTGAAACACCCGATGGAAGCGTCATCCTTACCGTTTCAAAGGTAGGCTTTGGGTTTGCGGCAGGCGGCAGTGAGTTCATCATCGACAGTAAGGGGAAAGACGACAGCGGTAAAGGCGGAGAAGGCGGCGGTGACAAGTCATCCCCTAAGCAGCAGCCGTTTGGCGGAGGTAGCGGGGGCGGTGTCTCCATTACGCCGATCGCGTTTTTGATCGTCAGCTCGAAAGGAATTAAGATGCTTCATTTAGATGAAAGCACTCACCTGATCGATCGTTTGCTGGACCTCGCTCCTGGTGCCATCGAGAAGATTCAGGGCATGATGAAAAAGGACGGCAATAATCAGGAAAACAACGGACAGCACAATCAAAATCATAAGATGGAACTGTAA
- the sppA gene encoding signal peptide peptidase SppA, protein MNAKRWTALGIAGALFFVSVIVNFATSAVTSDVNKAFEDMFGGTDTPFSEEIIDEGNANKRIAVLEVEGVIQDTGGASSLFESPGYNHELFMDKLDAVEKDKSVKGIILKVNSPGGGVVESAQIHSKLVEIMEKTKKPIYVSMGGTAASGGYYISAPATKIFASKETLTGSLGVIMHSINYSELAEKYGVDFVTIKSGPYKDIMSPTRKMTDEERKIIQSMIDNSYEGFVDVIAKGRDMSEAEVKKIADGRVYDGIQAKEVNLIDEFGYVEDTIAAMKKDYKLKDAQVFEYTAGDPFSEFFSMGAKKMMGQDMEAAALMKLLSNPGSPRLMYLYSE, encoded by the coding sequence ATGAATGCAAAAAGGTGGACGGCATTAGGAATCGCTGGCGCATTATTCTTTGTTTCGGTAATCGTCAACTTTGCGACCTCTGCTGTGACAAGCGATGTTAATAAGGCATTTGAAGACATGTTCGGAGGGACGGACACTCCATTCTCCGAGGAAATCATCGATGAAGGGAATGCGAATAAACGGATCGCGGTCCTTGAAGTGGAAGGTGTCATCCAGGATACGGGTGGTGCAAGTTCCTTATTTGAAAGCCCGGGCTATAACCACGAGCTCTTTATGGATAAGCTTGATGCCGTTGAAAAAGACAAATCTGTCAAAGGGATCATTTTAAAAGTGAATTCCCCAGGCGGCGGGGTAGTGGAAAGTGCACAGATCCACTCGAAGCTTGTGGAAATCATGGAGAAGACGAAAAAACCGATCTATGTATCGATGGGCGGTACGGCGGCATCCGGCGGCTATTACATATCGGCTCCTGCCACGAAGATTTTTGCCAGCAAAGAAACGCTTACTGGTTCACTTGGAGTCATCATGCACAGCATCAACTACTCGGAACTCGCAGAGAAATACGGCGTCGATTTCGTCACGATCAAAAGTGGACCGTATAAGGATATTATGAGTCCAACACGTAAAATGACCGATGAAGAACGAAAGATCATTCAGTCGATGATCGACAATTCGTATGAAGGTTTCGTGGATGTTATCGCGAAAGGCCGTGATATGTCTGAAGCGGAAGTGAAGAAGATTGCCGACGGACGTGTGTACGATGGAATCCAGGCGAAGGAAGTCAATCTGATTGATGAATTCGGCTATGTGGAAGATACGATTGCAGCGATGAAGAAAGATTATAAATTGAAAGATGCACAAGTATTTGAATACACGGCGGGCGATCCTTTCTCCGAGTTCTTCAGTATGGGTGCAAAGAAAATGATGGGTCAGGATATGGAAGCGGCGGCACTGATGAAGCTTTTATCAAACCCGGGCTCTCCACGATTGATGTATCTCTACTCTGAATAA
- a CDS encoding NAD kinase, translating into MNNRRNIFFYSLHQEGMQAKLDQLYELAKRYDFNIVESSKNANIIVSIGGDGTFLQAVRQTGFREDCLYAGISTGGTLSMYCDFHIDDTSKMIEAMTTEQIEVRKYPTIEVTVDNQTSFHCLNEFSIRSGIIKTFVMDVFIDDKHFETFRGDGMIFATPTGSTAYNKSVNGAVVDPMLPCIQVSEMASLNNNRYRTLGSSFILSGKRRLVLKIVQDGNDYPAMGMDNEALSIQHVEKVEAKLSDKVIKTVKLKDNSFWEKVKRSFL; encoded by the coding sequence ATGAATAACCGTCGAAATATCTTTTTCTATAGCCTTCACCAAGAAGGAATGCAGGCCAAACTTGATCAATTATATGAACTGGCAAAGCGTTATGATTTCAATATAGTAGAATCTTCGAAGAACGCGAACATCATCGTCAGCATTGGAGGAGACGGAACATTCCTCCAGGCCGTCCGTCAAACCGGTTTCAGGGAGGACTGCCTGTATGCAGGTATTTCAACCGGCGGTACGTTAAGCATGTACTGTGACTTCCATATTGATGACACATCCAAGATGATTGAAGCCATGACAACAGAGCAGATCGAAGTACGCAAATACCCGACCATCGAAGTGACTGTCGACAACCAGACGTCCTTTCACTGCCTGAATGAATTCAGCATCCGCTCCGGCATCATCAAAACCTTCGTCATGGACGTCTTCATCGACGACAAACATTTCGAAACGTTCCGGGGCGACGGCATGATCTTCGCCACCCCGACGGGAAGCACCGCTTACAATAAATCCGTCAACGGTGCCGTTGTCGATCCGATGCTCCCTTGCATCCAGGTGAGCGAAATGGCTTCCCTGAATAATAACCGCTACCGTACACTCGGTTCTTCCTTCATCTTGAGCGGAAAGCGCCGACTCGTACTAAAGATCGTCCAGGACGGAAACGACTACCCTGCCATGGGAATGGACAATGAGGCTTTGAGTATTCAGCACGTGGAAAAAGTCGAAGCCAAACTGAGTGACAAGGTCATTAAAACGGTAAAATTGAAGGATAACTCGTTCTGGGAGAAAGTGAAGCGGTCGTTTTTGTAG
- a CDS encoding alpha/beta-type small acid-soluble spore protein, giving the protein MANNNSSNQLVAPGAQQAIDQMKYEIASEFGVQLGADATARANGSVGGEITKRLVQMAEQQIGGGFSK; this is encoded by the coding sequence ATGGCAAACAACAACAGTTCAAATCAATTAGTAGCTCCAGGAGCTCAACAAGCAATCGACCAAATGAAATACGAAATCGCTTCTGAATTCGGAGTTCAACTTGGTGCAGATGCAACAGCACGCGCTAACGGTTCTGTAGGTGGTGAAATCACTAAACGTTTAGTTCAAATGGCTGAACAACAAATCGGTGGCGGATTTTCAAAATAA
- a CDS encoding RDD family protein, with product MAGFWIRFWAYLVDLIVIGSITRLIVNPIFKLLDISLSDGSMFAPISILTSIVFYGYFILMTKYFSQTIGKMVFGIRVIELKGTKPSWGTILFRELIGRFISTTVFILYVVVAFTHKKQGIHDLFADTTVVQEKKKLEFTPAV from the coding sequence CTGGCAGGATTCTGGATACGCTTCTGGGCTTATCTTGTCGACTTGATCGTCATCGGAAGCATCACGAGACTGATCGTGAACCCGATTTTTAAACTATTGGATATTTCTTTATCCGACGGCTCGATGTTTGCCCCGATTTCGATTCTGACGAGCATCGTTTTCTACGGATACTTTATCCTGATGACGAAATACTTCAGCCAAACCATCGGCAAAATGGTATTCGGTATCCGGGTCATCGAGCTGAAAGGCACGAAGCCATCATGGGGAACCATCCTCTTCAGGGAACTGATCGGCCGGTTCATCTCCACGACGGTCTTTATTTTATATGTAGTCGTGGCTTTTACCCATAAGAAGCAAGGGATTCATGATTTGTTTGCGGATACGACGGTTGTTCAGGAAAAGAAGAAGCTGGAATTTACTCCGGCTGTGTAA